The region ATACCAAAGGTACCTCTGAAGACATCAAACACTTCCAGAACATTAAGAAGAAGTCCTTAATTACATAAAAATAATATCATTGTTATAAGTTCTCCGAccatacagccatcgttggacgtgtgtcggaggggaacgaactggaggacagggaggtcatcaccaactttgtcgcctggtgtgaactgaaccatctgcgcatcaacaccagcaagacaaaggaggtggtgatcgacttcagtaggaaggctcctcacactgcacccgtgaacatccagggtttggacattgagatcgtagaggagtacaaatacctgggtgttcacctcaacaataaactggactggactcataacacagacgccctgtacaagaagggccaaagtcgtctccatctgctgaggagactgaggtcctttggagtgtgcaggacactgcttcggactttttatgactctgtggtggcattggtgatcttctacgctgtggtctgctggagctgtgggagctcagagagggacaggaagagactcaacaagctggtcagaagggctggctcagtcctggactgctctctggacccCAATgacgaggtgggtgagaggaggatgttggccaagctgacatcaattatggacaccccctctcacccctacacgagactgtgggggccttaagcagctccttcagcagcagactgttacacccacggtgtaaaagggagcgttaccgcaggtcattaaTCCCAACggccgtcagattgttcaacatgcactaCTCCTAATgcagcaccaataacccagggttggcatatttgcactaacgaatcatcctacctctggaatgtcttatttgcaccttcattattcttcacactgtccgacactcctcctgtacataatttctgtatatactgtacaacgtacatagcaatgtacatgatataagagtctttttcttttctttcttttagtacttttctgtattgtacaccactgtaacgtgcaatttccccgatgtgggatcaataaagtcttttatcctttatccttatccttaataCAGATGACATACGTTACGTTATCATTttactgctgtttgttttgtcatCCCAAATTGGTTCCGCACCCACGTGTGGACACACGTACAGTCAGCCAGTGCGTGTGCAGGTGTGTCCCGGGGCGGGGATCTGACCCTTGCATTTCAAATACTCTGAATCAGATTGTTGACTTTGATATGGatttcagccaatcacagaaaGACCAGTCAGTGATGAAGACAGCTGTGCTGTGATCCACCTCAGCTCCATGTTCCACATCCAAAGAGGGCGGGACCTCAGAGGGGCAGAGGGCGGGACCTCAGAGGGGCAGGTATTTAAATACCCACCAGGTGATAGCGAGGCCACAGATCCTGGCGTTGTGGACCTTTGACTCCCTCCCGACTGACAGAACAGGTAGGATGCAGCTTATCTTTGTGTTTCATTTGATGCTCTACACACTCATCACACCGTGGTGGTGACCATGAGTTTCCTGGGTCTGGGATCCTCTGGGTGTGGTGACCGTGGTCACATCCTTGAGACGAGCAGATGAGATCTTCTCCCATCATCCTTTCATTCGGTGTGAACATCTCAACTGTACCGgtgtttcatgtgtgtttgtcatcTTCCGGAAGGCCTTGAAAATGATCCGAGCAGCGTTGTCAGCCTTCCTGGTCTTGGTGGTGGCGTGCACTGATGGCAAATACATCCCAAAGACTGGCAAGAGGATCCCTCAGACTCTGTCCAGAGGTTTGTTCCATTCTCTCAGACTCATGGCTGAATGATGACTGTGTCTGACAAGGATAACGAATCTGACCTCTGGAATGTGGCTGTCCAGGTTGGGGAGATCAGCTGATCTGGGCTCAGACCTACGAAGAGGCTCTGTACTGGTCCAGGTCCCGGTATGTCATCAAGACTTGCAGCTCTTTTGCTGATGCAAATGATGTCAATGGTTAAGTTGTAGCTGAAACTAACAAAAGGGAGCCTGTGTTTCAGCAACAAGCCTCTGATGGTCATCTTCCACCTGGAGGACTGTCCACACAGCCAGGGTGAGACCcgccccacaaacacacaccacaaatcATGGACCACGCCGTTGAGtcccctcttttccctcccttgCAGCCCTGAAGAAGACTTTTGCTGATGAAGTTGAGCTTCAAAGATCAATCGATGAAGAATTTATTGTCCTAAATCTGGTGGTGAGTTTGTCCAACTCAGAGACAATTAGGTGAATTCTAGCACGGTTTGGTTCATTAGTGAGAGCTGGAAAATCCCAAAGTCAATTTCACTTAAAGCCACGTGATGCGTGAAAGGACGGCACAAACATCTCCTCAGGTCTTCACTGTTTGGTGAAGGTGAccttctctttctccactgACAGTATGAAACAACAGACAAGCACCTCTCCCCTGATGGACAGTATGTCCCCAGAATCATTTTTGTTGGTAAGAACTCCGAGTATTAAAGTTTATCAAGGACATTTAAGTGCATTTCCTGTTCTGTGGCCAACTGAGAGTTCGAAATTTCATGTTAAAATCAAGACGCATGTGAAATATGTTGTGTAAAACTGTGTGTACACAAATATTGACTCGTCCATTAATCTATTAATATTGCATTAACCTGGTTACACGCTCGTGCTTGACGGAggtaaaagttttaaaaagagagaCACTTTAAAGCGTCTCATCCTCACAGACCCCTCGATGACGGTCAGGGCTGACATCACCGGCCGCTACTCCAACAAGATGTACGCGTATGAAACAGGGGACATCAGACTCTGTAAGTAGTCCCTCAGCAGCTCACCGAAGCCGAGGCCAAGAGCGACAGGTAGAAAAGTGAACGCTTCTTGATTCTCCCCCAGTGATGAGCAACATGAAGAAAGCCAAAAAGCTCCTGAAGTCTGAGCTGTGACGATGAGGACGTCCCCAGGTCCCCTCCTCAGCTCCAGCGTATTATTTCTGAAGGCCTCAGGAACAGTTCAGCATGTGTGAGATGTTGCTTTCTGTTGTCTCTGCTGCTCAAGCAGAAGCTCTTTGAACTAAATAAATGTGGATATCTTCATAAAAAGGTGGACAGTCTCCCTTTTTGTTGCCAGCAGGTCACTGAAACGCGAACATCCACCACGCTGATGTCTAAATTACGTTTTTATTCtagtttttgatgttttttaagTACATATAAAAGCAATGAAATAAAGAATTATGACAAATTTAGTGTCTTTTCTCAGATAACGAGATGATGTTTCCATTGAGGCAGGAGAGAAGCATCTTGTGTTATTAGCAATGACAGGCTAACCCCTCTAGGCTAACAGGCTAATCCCTCTAGCATACCATGAAGGACGAGCAGCATCAACTCTGATGACTGACAAAGTCAGATGAATTTTACAATCATTGAAGATTTTGTGTTGCGTTTCCATATGGTTTGCTAATCTATTGTTGGTTAGCATCTCTCGACCAGCTCCCTGGTCCTCGAGCCTCCAGATAGCAGCTTGTTAACGCCCCCCTTCCCTTCCGGCCTCAAGCCAGATAGACTCCGGCTCCATGCACAGCTGGAAATCTCTGTCCTGAGGCAGATTTAGAGTTGGCCGGTAATGTCTACTGCTTCTGACTGGGCTCACCACGAATGTGCAGGTTAAGGCATTACAACCCAGGACCCGCCTGTGGCCCCCACCATCGTATCTGTTTCATCCACACCAGACCAGACTTGTGGAAGCCTCGGTGCTTTGTGAGGCTTCGTCTCTCCACTCTTCCGTTGACTGACATGGGATCCCGGATGTTTCCGTACGGTCGCTCGGGATTCCTCCACCTTTGCAGAGGAACATTCAGCTGGATCTTCTGCATTTCTGGGATTTTGACAGCTGGAACGTGTTTGTTACTCTGGCATCAGTATTTTCCCTCGTTGAGTTTTAGTTCTGTGTCTCCCTGCccccatgagcctggtcctgctttaaggtttcttcctgttaaagaccattttttcctgccactgttgcttgtggGGGGATCCAAGCCCATTGAGGAGTGCTGGTgttgagccacagcagcccagctaGCCTCCCAACAGCTGAGGGATGAGACAATGGATTCCTTCTTTAGGGGCCCAATTCTTCTCTTAGACTGACCTTGACGGTTCTTTTCTGCCAGCATGTTTCACTCCTGGACCTGATGAAGTCTTCTAGAACCTCCGttgaagcagcacaaacatgcgTCATAATGAACGCTCCGTCCTGCAGCTACCAGAGTCTCGCCGAAGGCAGAAGAACGTGTAGCTGGAATCAACCCCACCAGACAGAAACGGCTTCAGAAAATCCACCACGTGTTTTATTGTACATTTCTGCCAGAGTTCTGATTAATACCTGCACGCTTACATAGAATCTGACAGTGGGATCTGCCTTAGTTAATGGAACCTGAACCTTTTAGACAGCATGAAGCAAAGATGACCAGTTAGACTCGACCACCACCCAACAGAGATGTCATTAACACGGGTCACCATGCACAAAATGTCTCCTTTTCCCCATTTTTcacatgttttcctcttttttttcccccaatatgGGTTAACCAGCTCCTGCGTGTCCACCGAATGCTCCGACCCCACACACCCCGAGCAGGGCCTCAGTTCTTCTTCGTCTTTGGGGAATCATACTTCCTCTTGCTGGAGTACCAGAGGAGCAGCGGGATACCGATGGAGGGTAACGTCATCACTCCGAACGCAGCCCAGTCCAGCTAGAAAGCATAGAGGGGAAGTCATCTTTTCCAGtctaaaaacattaaaactacGTGTGTTTCAGCAGCTGAAACGTGCGTGCACGACTCACATAGTGTGGTGAAAAACGACGGTCAAATTCCCTCTGAGCCAGGATGCCTCCCTGGCCGGGTGCACTAGTGAAGCCAACCTATAGAAGTAACAAACAGTTTAGGTGTCTTCATGTGCATTAATGGTTATGTTAACTGACTTACCACaacttctcctccctcctgggCCACGTAGCTGACCGACGCAGAGGTGAAGTTGAAGTATCCGGCCTTTAGGGGGCGCAACACGACAGTGTGGGAGACATTACTGGCTCTGAAGGTTCCAGGGTTAAATGAAAAAGAGGTTTTGTGTTTGCAAGTTTGGTCCATGCACGAGTGAGTGGCTGTAAGCACATTGTGACTGTCAAGCACAAACAAAGCTCTTTCTAAAATTAACTTATACATTTCTAAAATCTTAAATCCACAACCAgctaaaacctttaaaaaatgaCTCGCTTAGAAATTTAAAGTCCAAAATTTGCACTGATGaaacacatttctgtttaaaaatcAGCATTTCTTTCTGGTTTTAAAGAATATTTCTCTCTTTTGAGGGTAACAGGTCTATTGTAATGAGAACTCAGATTTCTTAACAATACCAACACTATTTGTAATTTATGACGCAACTTTGATACTACAAACTAAAAACCAATGAGCCGTACAAAATCAAAAAGGCAAAGTGGGAGGATACGGTGCAATTCTTTCCCATTTGACGTTCAACATTCCAGAAACAATCCCAAAATCTTCAGGGGGAAACGAATCGTCCGACAGTTCCACTTCCAGAGCAGCGCTAGAGACACGGAGCACAGAAAGGGAAGCATTTCTCACCAAAAACATCAGTGATGCAACCGTCACCTTAACAGGCAGAGggtagaaaaacacacacactctctctatcatgcagacacacacacctgccacgAGGTTTCTTTGTAAATACATAATATTTAGAGCTGCACCCAAAGGATCAGACTTGATAAATATGAAATGATAATGGTGGTTTTGATAACTCAGAGCATCTTCGAATCAAAGAGCAGTTTCACTGATCACGAGCACCAGGTGGGGTTCGAAGACGTCATGACGAGCTTACCTGGATCCCACATTATAGATGTTGTACTGGAGGGTGAGGTCGCGGCCCTCCACAGCATACCGGTTCAGCAGGGATTTAGAGGCCAGTAGACGTGCCCCCTCTTCGGCCACGGACAGCCCCAGCAGAGCCAGGAGCACGAACACATGCACTTCCTTCCTCATCTGCAAGAAAGCTCACTCCATCATCTGTTCGCTCCCAACAACATCAACGCCAGGCTCACACTACAGTGACCTGATCATATCGCACAGATGTGACGCCGAACACCGCACAGTCATTTTGATGTTTGATTTTGATATTTAAACGAAGGAAAGACGAGTCTTTTCTGCAAAAGAAAGACGAAAGAAAGAAGAGTCTTGTCTGTAGGGGGCTAATCGCTGATTCAATCGCTTACGTGGACTAAAGAAGACTCTCCCTGGCCCGAATACACCAAAATACGCCGAACTACTGTCGCTCTCTCGTATCTCGTGTTAGACAAATCATTTTGCAATGTGTCTTTCTTCAGTTTGCGAGCTCAAAGAGTCAGAACATTGAACAGAACACATACGTACCGTTCTGTGGTTCTCCCGGAGTTTGAAAAAGAACCTGAGCGGAGCATGCGCACAAAGATCCCCTCGCTGTTCTGACGTGTCCAAGGGCCACCTCCGGGAAGAGCGCTCCCAGCACAGTGACCCCTGCTGGAAGGAGGTCGCAATTAAGATTAAGATCAAGATTAAGAtaaactttattcatccccgtggggaaattgaattgtaatagcaccctatacaaagtatagaaacagaataaataaatacagacgttataagcatatatacagcatatattataagcatatatatatatatatatatgtatatatacacataatataaaatacagtatacatattataagcattataagcatatatacataaatatagaataaaatagaaatgaaattacaacatgaacattacacagttattgttattggctgggtttggatgagttatacagtctgatggcggacggcaggaaggacttcctgtaccgtccttagagcagcgaggctgcaggagtctgctgctgaagctgctcctcagtttgtccactgtgttatggagggggtgggagggactgtccatgattgtccgcagtttcaacaccatcctgtcctgaccacctcgtccaagttatcaattttacagccaacaacagaccctgcctttttaatgagtttgttgagtctgttggcatcctttgctttaatgcctgcaccccagcacactgcagcaaagaagatggtgctagccatgacagactggtagaacatgtggagcatcctgctgcaaacactgaaggacctgagtctcctgaggaaatagagtctgctcatggccttcttgtagacagcatcggtgtttgtggaccactccagtttattgtccagctgaacacccaggaacctgtaaaatgggactatttccacatctttcccactaatgcagactggggagggtggggacttgctttttctgaaatccaacaccatctccttcgtcttggtcacgttgagctgcagacggttctccctgctccacctgacaaaactctccacaaatTACATACACAATATATACTAtcttttagattagattagattaaattcaactttattgtcattacacatgtcacaagtacaaggcaacgaaatgcatcTTCAGTGTCAAGTGCATATATAACCTGTATGATTTCAATGACAAATTTTAAATACTAAAATAAGAGCAGTCGAtccaattcttttttttcacacTAACTGTACATCTGTTTAATGTTGTATAAATGTATAATGCTCACGACACTGCCATATTTGCAAAGTACATGTTTCTTGATAAAATAAGACCACTTCCTTGTTTTCGGTAAAGTTCCGTGTTTTGAGAGCACTTTGAGTCGCTTTAAAGACACCAATTATGGCTTTCGTCGTCTGAAATGTTGCTGTTGCGTTTATGGGTCCAGAGAGAGATATACAGATATAACTAAAAATGTGTACAGAAATGGAGAAATCAAAACATCTCGTGTCTAATAGGGGTTGGTTCTTTTTTCTAATGTACGTCTTATGTATGTCTAAATATACGTATGTACATTTAGTACGTATAAATGTTCGAAGAGTTTGTAATAAACGCAGAGTCCCTGAACGCCCCATTCACCCCAACAACAGGAATTAGGAGGAGCCTCCGACACACCAAGAAGAACTTTCGAAAGGTAAACAGCGATGGAACTAACTCCGTTTTTCATCCTGGTTTTTGGTATACTGGGGCTAGGGCCCACAGTCAACCCAGGTAAGTCGCCTTTTACTCGTTTTTATTCTCACGCCAAGGAAGAAATGGTGTTACGGCTAAAAGTGAAAGCGAAAGTGACCGCGCTTCGTCGAACAATATACCAGTCTCGTGACATTAGAATATCCAGTTTATGCAATAAATCTAGCACGAATGCTTTATAAATTTATGACATCTatatgttttctttctttaaaggccttatttttgtctctgtaaaataaaaagtcaCAGCCCGTAGTTAATAGAAAAAATACGCCACATTGTCAGTGGCTGGCCGAGCAtttcacacctaggccttcagtagtgctccGTCTGAATCAACCCAACCCTCAATAACtattttatggctataaaacttacactgcaggtacagctgtgacacacataaaatatcaccTAAATGACCTGAAAAAATTCAATATTATTGTGGCGAGTTAGGATTCATGgttgcggaagaactcagacgcAGACTTCTGGCAGCTTATTCTACAGTTCGGCTGCAGAAGAGCGCCATTTTATTAAACACGGAACTGAAGACACGtgaacgaagggaggtcttcaatcacacacataacctggcttatggtgtaaGAGTGCAaccagtaattaaaacagtaattaaatacaattAAATACTATACAAATGTGTATGTGTAGATTTCCTCGTATCGGCTCCTCTCTCGCTCAACGGTGTCacaaaactccttcacccttgCCAGACAAAACTGTACATCCAGTTTTTTGTCCTGTAGTATTGAAAAGAGCACATCCGAGTACTCAAAAATGCCATTAAACGCGttaagcaaaaaacaaaactcaaaatCATCCAGACGTGCTTTAAATCCATCAGCACAGCGCACAGAGTCCTCATCATACTCGTCATGATGCTCCAGAATGTGATGAAACAGTTCCTTCATAGCATCTCTCTTCTCAAAGACTGTATTGACCACTCTGGATGTGTACTGCCACCGTGTCGGTGCCACACGAGGGAGACGCCGCTGGCAGATTTTGTCCAGTAGTTGCGTGCGCCGATCTAGAAAAAAATGCAGCAAGGCCACTGAGGTGGGCGAAAAAGATCTTGCATTCTTTAAGCTTTGACGCCCCCTGAGTCAATACTAAATTGAGCCGATGTGCATAGCAGTGTATGAATAAAGCCAAAGGTGGTCTCTCCTTAACTTTAGCCTGCACCCCATTTAATCCAGAAGACATGACCGCTGCGCCGTCAAAACCCTGTGCCACAACTTTACCCAGACATTCATTTTCCACCAAAAATCGGATGATAAGACCTGCAATGTCATCGGCTCGCTTCCCACTGGTAACATCTTCAAATCTGACAAACCGCTCCTTGACACCTGTGTCCGTTACATAACGCAGAACCAGCGCGAGCTGCGCTGCGTTACTCGCGTCTGTTGTCTCATCCACCATAACAGAGACAAACGGTGCTTTATTAACTTCCCTTCTGATCTCTTCCCCCATCACTTCAGCAATAGAAGTGATCAGGTCGTTTTGTATTTTGCCCGACGTCCCACTAAACACTTTATTAGTGGACAGGTGGTAATGTAAATCCGTGTTGCTCTCAGCAATGAGAGAAAGAAGCTCCACATAGTTTCCTCTGTTTTTGGATCCAGCGCTTTCATCGTGCCCCGAAATGAAAGTTCCTGCTTGCCCAAAAAATGacacagtctatcagtctttttaagatttccctatttttcttcaccttttcgttgTGAAGCTCCGTTTCCCTGCGCACTTGCTCGCTCAGCTGCAGATCCACTCTGGTTTCCCCGAAAGTTTTGGAAAGCACCGTCGCTTGTAAGTGTCCGGCAGTGCTTTGATGCCTCGTTGCTGCCTTGGTTAGGCAAGCCAAATTTACAAAcccagtgtggctccaaacaccaCGTCGATCAGTGGCAAATAACAAGCACTCCCAGCAAGACAATTTGCAGCGTTCCTCGGAGCCTGTGAGCCCGGAGTACCGCTTGTAGTTAGCGGACTGAAAGTGGCGGACAAATCCTTTTCCCGGTTGCGACAGGCTTGCTAGCTTCGGAGTTGCCCGACCTTGCTTAACgatgtccagcttttcttgaaaagtcagtcttgaaaatggctttgacagtaaatctgcgaccaaatccatttcttctcctacttcagccatCGTGGGTTGACAAAACCGCTATTAAATCAAtacaacaatatctttgcttgtgcagctcgctacagatgcagtttgctagctctggctcgtgcactctctgactatccaatcaaagcgCGTGAATATGCTGACGTacctgctagaaggccttggggtcgccaactcaaaatctgattggttgaagcaacagttGGATCGACATTTTTTCTATGctacagggcctgcagaactgattgtgaaggcctccaggcagatttctctgaccctggcaacagatagtggctgaaatgtgattggttaaatgcttgaatatgaaaatacacttctggaagcagcgcaaccagggggctggcaatgaaaggaagcggacagaccatttggaattatttaatacatatggaattatttaatacatattaaTGGGCAAAATATtatttgactgatgttaattatattttgaaaatataattaacatcagtctgtgattcagatatttttaggccagcagagaaggccttgcaggccctgacggcccaccactggTATTTGTATGTattaatgtgtgtatgtgtttgtatatatgtatgtatgtgtgtgtgttttataatgACATTTGTTGCTCTCAAAATTGTCTGCAAGCGCTTAAGTCGAGTTTTGTTTTCTATAATATGCTTCAGCTTTCATGtattgtttgtgtttgattcTCAGAGAAACATTCCCTTCATTACATCTATACGGCGACCTCCCAACCTATCAGTCGTCAGGGTATACATGAGTTCACAGCCATGGGTGTACTGGACGGCAACGTGATCGACTACTTTGACAGTGACGCTCAGAAAAAGGTTCCCAGGCAGAAGTGGATGGAAAAGGAACTTGACAAGAGCTACTGGGAAAAAGGGACAGAGTCACGCAAGAGCAAGCAGCAGTGGTTCAAGGTCAACATCAACATTCTCAAGACTCGGTACAGGCAGAATGACTCAGGTGAGGACCATTAAAAGTCCAGGCTTTTAATGGGATTCAAGAATAGGAGATTTGATCAGGATAGTTTTTGACATGGCCAAGCCACAGGAAACGATTGCTATATGATTAATTGTATGCAGAAAATTAGCACAGACTTTAGATTATTCTCTATCAGCAACATAAGTGGCTTGTATTCTTTCAATGTTTCACTGTGCATTAAATCCCAGCTGCATACGGGCACAGGCAGGGTAcagtcaccagctcattgcagggcctaTGTGAGCGTTTGGGGCTTtgctaccttgctcaagggtaccgcGGCGGTGCTCCGAATGCGTCCTGCATGGCACCTCCCCTCCAAAGTTCTGTCTGCCACCGCCCATGACTTAATAAAAACCCTGAAATGAAAAA is a window of Takifugu flavidus isolate HTHZ2018 chromosome 21, ASM371156v2, whole genome shotgun sequence DNA encoding:
- the agr2 gene encoding anterior gradient protein 2 homolog, whose amino-acid sequence is MIRAALSAFLVLVVACTDGKYIPKTGKRIPQTLSRGWGDQLIWAQTYEEALYWSRSRNKPLMVIFHLEDCPHSQALKKTFADEVELQRSIDEEFIVLNLVYETTDKHLSPDGQYVPRIIFVDPSMTVRADITGRYSNKMYAYETGDIRLLMSNMKKAKKLLKSEL
- the ssr2 gene encoding translocon-associated protein subunit beta → MRKEVHVFVLLALLGLSVAEEGARLLASKSLLNRYAVEGRDLTLQYNIYNVGSSAALEVELSDDSFPPEDFGIVSGMLNVKWERIAPASNVSHTVVLRPLKAGYFNFTSASVSYVAQEGGEVVVGFTSAPGQGGILAQREFDRRFSPHYLDWAAFGVMTLPSIGIPLLLWYSSKRKYDSPKTKKN